A region from the Salvelinus sp. IW2-2015 linkage group LG19, ASM291031v2, whole genome shotgun sequence genome encodes:
- the LOC111979040 gene encoding DET1- and DDB1-associated protein 1: MDKADFLKGLPVFNKSNFSRFHADSVCKTSNRRPSVYLPIREYPSEQIIVTEKTNILLRYLHQQWDKKNAAKKREQEHSEGENTAPPRKIARTDSQELNEDS, from the exons ATGGATAAG GCAGATTTTTTAAAAGGACTACCTGTCTTCAACAAAAGCAATTTCAGCAGATTTCACGCAGACTCTGTCTGCAAAACTTCA AACCGGAGACCCTCTGTGTATCTTCCAATTCGGGAGTATCCATCAGAACAGA TCATTGTCACAGAGAAGACAAATATTCTATTGAGATACCTTCACCAACAGTGGGACAAAAAG AATGCAGCTAAAAAGCGGGAGCAGGAGCACAGTGAGGGGGAGAACACTGCACCTCCGCGGAAAATTGCCAGAACGGACAGTCAGGAGTTGAATGAGGACTCGTAG
- the LOC111979041 gene encoding LOW QUALITY PROTEIN: large ribosomal subunit protein bL34m-like (The sequence of the model RefSeq protein was modified relative to this genomic sequence to represent the inferred CDS: deleted 1 base in 1 codon): protein MLHQDCCTTASSIQWPPATSTEWLGAVPGQCTSPDLSVWTSHITGRGGRGFQQLPWHHQQIRTGKRGTEYQPKNIKRKRTHGWIKRISTQGGIEVILRRMLKGRKSLSH, encoded by the exons ATGCTCCACCAG GATTGTTGCACCACAGCTTCCAGTATCCAGTGGCCACCAGCCACGAGCACTGAGTGGTTGGGTGCTGTCCCGGGCCAGTGTACCTCCCCAGACCTCTCGGTGTGGACCTCTCACATCACAGGCAGAGGGGGCAGGGGT TTTCAGCAACTCCCCTGGCACCACCAGCAGATTCGCACAGGGAAGCGGGGCACAGAGTATCAGCCCAAGAATATAAAGCGTAAGAGGACCCATGGCTGGATCAAGAGGATCAGCACTCAGGGTGGCATCGAGGTGATTCTCCGTAGAATGCTGAAAGGGCGAAAATCCCTGTCACACTAA